From a region of the Rathayibacter sp. VKM Ac-2804 genome:
- a CDS encoding MFS transporter, with amino-acid sequence MTSPDNAPDAPTTAAEERTRWRAFAVAVSVAAFTILDLSKVNVGLPSIEKSLSADPSQLQLIVAGYALAFGLSLVPSGRLGDIKSRRLLFLVGLTAFTLASLLCAVAPTIELLVVARFVQGVAAGIQMPQVLGLVQQLFTGAARARAFGVFGAVIGLSTAFGPTLGGLLIAIGGEQDGWRLLFWMNIPLGIAALVFAWKLLPKVQRTPQGDTSLDPVGLLLLGVTIFAFMLPFLLTTGASTDSPFRWFWLLLAVVAAYAFVKWEAHYAAKDRTPVIDFRIFRTSSYRNGILVATSYFAAIPATFLLTTLFLQQGLGLAPVFAGMVSIPFALSSAVTAWYGGKLVQRYGRALVVLGIVLVVIGFTLVLLAAELLPAETAAYGMGAAMLVAGAGGGFVVSPNQTLTLAEISPEQGGVAGSVGQLGQRVGTAVGTACASAVFFATLASEAGMAEGLDQYHDAFRNGYFVTLGLIALALVLGLLDLRRRRVTARSTR; translated from the coding sequence GTGACCTCTCCCGACAACGCTCCCGACGCGCCGACCACCGCCGCGGAGGAGAGGACGCGCTGGCGGGCTTTCGCCGTCGCGGTCTCCGTCGCCGCCTTCACGATCCTCGACCTGTCCAAGGTCAACGTGGGGCTGCCCTCGATCGAGAAGTCGCTCTCGGCGGACCCGAGCCAGCTGCAGCTGATCGTGGCGGGCTACGCGCTCGCGTTCGGCCTCTCGCTCGTGCCGTCGGGTCGGCTCGGCGACATCAAGTCGCGGCGACTGCTGTTCCTCGTCGGGCTCACCGCGTTCACCCTCGCGAGCCTGCTCTGCGCCGTGGCGCCGACCATCGAGCTGCTCGTGGTCGCCCGCTTCGTCCAGGGCGTCGCCGCCGGCATCCAGATGCCCCAGGTGCTCGGCCTGGTGCAGCAGCTGTTCACCGGGGCGGCGCGGGCCCGCGCCTTCGGTGTCTTCGGCGCCGTGATCGGGCTCTCCACGGCCTTCGGCCCGACGCTGGGCGGTCTGCTGATCGCGATCGGCGGCGAGCAGGACGGCTGGCGCCTGCTGTTCTGGATGAACATCCCGCTCGGCATCGCCGCCCTCGTCTTCGCCTGGAAGCTGCTGCCGAAGGTGCAGCGGACCCCGCAGGGCGACACCTCGCTCGATCCGGTCGGGCTGCTCCTGCTGGGCGTCACGATCTTCGCCTTCATGCTGCCGTTCCTGCTGACCACCGGCGCCTCGACGGACTCGCCGTTCCGCTGGTTCTGGCTGCTGCTCGCGGTCGTCGCCGCGTACGCCTTCGTGAAGTGGGAGGCGCACTACGCCGCGAAGGACCGCACCCCGGTCATCGACTTCCGGATCTTCCGCACCAGCTCGTACCGCAACGGGATCCTGGTCGCGACCTCCTACTTCGCGGCCATCCCGGCGACCTTCCTGCTGACCACGCTCTTCCTCCAGCAGGGCCTCGGCCTCGCGCCCGTGTTCGCGGGCATGGTGAGCATCCCGTTCGCCCTCAGCTCCGCGGTGACCGCCTGGTACGGCGGCAAGCTCGTCCAGCGCTACGGCCGCGCCCTCGTCGTGCTGGGCATCGTGCTCGTCGTGATCGGCTTCACCCTCGTGCTGCTGGCCGCCGAGCTGCTGCCGGCCGAGACGGCCGCCTACGGGATGGGCGCGGCGATGCTCGTCGCCGGCGCGGGCGGCGGCTTCGTCGTCTCGCCGAACCAGACCCTGACGCTGGCCGAGATCTCGCCCGAGCAGGGCGGCGTCGCGGGCTCGGTCGGCCAGCTCGGGCAGCGCGTCGGCACGGCGGTGGGCACGGCCTGCGCCTCGGCGGTGTTCTTCGCCACTCTCGCCAGCGAGGCCGGGATGGCCGAGGGACTCGACCAGTACCACGACGCCTTCCGCAACGGCTACTTCGTCACCCTCGGGCTGATCGCGCTGGCGCTGGTGCTCGGACTGCTCGATCTGCGCCGTCGACGGGTCACGGCCCGCTCGACGAGGTAG
- a CDS encoding VTT domain-containing protein codes for MNHAALIPWLDPETILTSFGPWGVLVVCLIVFAETGLLIGFLFPGDTLLIITGLLAHENASNGGLGVPIWVICLAVGFSAFVGGEVGYLIGHKAGPRIFERKESGLFSVENVKRTNAFFERFGGLAVILARFVPIVRTFAPIAAGVAHMNYRKYSLYNLIGALIWGSGVTLIGWLLAFIPPVADFVSHYIDVILIGAVALAIIPTVFHFLQQRRKARLAADKDTDASEASALVLDPTAVDDERRKH; via the coding sequence TTGAACCACGCCGCCCTCATCCCCTGGCTGGACCCGGAGACGATCCTCACCTCGTTCGGTCCGTGGGGCGTGCTCGTCGTCTGCCTGATCGTCTTCGCCGAGACCGGCCTGCTGATCGGCTTCCTCTTCCCCGGCGACACCCTGCTCATCATCACGGGCCTGCTCGCGCACGAGAACGCCTCCAACGGCGGGCTCGGCGTTCCCATCTGGGTGATCTGCCTCGCGGTCGGCTTCTCGGCGTTCGTCGGCGGCGAGGTCGGCTACCTGATCGGGCACAAGGCGGGTCCGCGCATCTTCGAGCGCAAGGAGTCCGGCCTCTTCAGCGTCGAGAACGTCAAGCGCACCAACGCCTTCTTCGAGCGCTTCGGCGGCCTCGCCGTGATCCTCGCGCGATTCGTGCCGATCGTCCGCACCTTCGCGCCGATCGCGGCCGGCGTCGCCCACATGAACTACCGCAAGTACAGCCTCTACAACCTGATCGGCGCTCTGATCTGGGGCAGCGGAGTCACGCTGATCGGCTGGCTGCTCGCGTTCATCCCGCCCGTCGCGGACTTCGTCTCGCACTACATCGACGTCATCCTGATCGGCGCCGTGGCCCTCGCGATCATCCCGACGGTGTTCCACTTCCTCCAGCAGCGCCGCAAGGCCCGCCTGGCCGCCGACAAGGACACCGACGCGTCCGAGGCGAGCGCGCTCGTCCTCGACCCGACCGCCGTCGACGACGAGCGCCGCAAGCACTGA
- the prfB gene encoding peptide chain release factor 2 has product MLDNDFTEQITALRSTFSDILAVIDVDELRAKIEELNEQAGVPDLWDDTENAQKVTSALSHRQSELARITAIERRLDDLEVLVEMANEADDAESEQEAIAELEALQKTMGELEVQTLLDGEYDDRPAVITIRAGAGGVDASDFAEMLMRMYLRWAEKHKYSATVMDASYAEEAGIKSATFQIDAPYAFGTLSVEAGTHRLVRMSPFGAAGKRQTSFAAVEVIPLMEEAGAIEIPDNDIRVDVFRSSGPGGQSVNTTDSAVRLTHLPTGLVVSMQNEKSQIQNRAAAMRVLQSRLLLLQKEQEAATKKELAGNITASWGDQMRSYVLAPYQMVKDLRTDHEVGNPSHVFDGDLDGFIAAGIRWRKSA; this is encoded by the coding sequence ATGCTGGACAACGACTTCACCGAGCAGATCACTGCTCTCCGCTCCACCTTCTCCGACATCCTCGCCGTCATCGACGTCGACGAGCTCCGCGCGAAGATCGAGGAGCTGAACGAGCAGGCGGGCGTCCCCGACCTCTGGGACGACACCGAGAACGCGCAGAAGGTGACCAGCGCGCTCAGCCACCGCCAGTCCGAGCTCGCGCGGATCACCGCGATCGAGCGCCGCCTCGACGACCTCGAGGTCCTGGTCGAGATGGCCAACGAGGCGGACGACGCCGAGTCCGAGCAGGAGGCGATCGCCGAGCTCGAGGCCCTGCAGAAGACGATGGGCGAGCTCGAGGTGCAGACCCTCCTCGACGGCGAGTACGACGACCGCCCCGCCGTCATCACCATCCGCGCGGGCGCCGGCGGCGTCGACGCCTCCGACTTCGCCGAGATGCTGATGCGGATGTATCTCCGCTGGGCCGAGAAGCACAAGTACTCCGCGACCGTGATGGACGCGAGCTACGCGGAGGAGGCGGGCATCAAGTCCGCCACCTTCCAGATCGACGCGCCCTACGCCTTCGGCACCCTCTCCGTCGAGGCCGGCACCCACCGCCTCGTGCGGATGAGCCCTTTCGGCGCCGCGGGCAAGCGCCAGACGTCCTTCGCCGCGGTCGAGGTCATCCCGCTGATGGAGGAGGCCGGCGCGATCGAGATCCCGGACAACGACATCCGCGTCGACGTCTTCCGCTCCTCGGGCCCCGGTGGCCAGTCGGTCAACACGACCGACTCCGCGGTGCGCCTGACCCACCTCCCCACCGGCCTCGTCGTCTCGATGCAGAACGAGAAGAGCCAGATCCAGAACCGCGCTGCCGCCATGCGCGTGCTGCAGTCGCGCCTGCTGCTGCTGCAGAAGGAGCAGGAGGCCGCGACCAAGAAGGAGCTGGCCGGCAACATCACTGCCAGCTGGGGCGACCAGATGCGCAGCTACGTGCTCGCGCCGTACCAGATGGTCAAGGACCTCCGCACCGACCACGAGGTCGGCAACCCCTCGCACGTCTTCGACGGCGACCTCGACGGCTTCATCGCCGCCGGCATCCGCTGGCGCAAGTCCGCCTGA
- the rph gene encoding ribonuclease PH, with protein sequence MTDSTAAQPATAQPTAKRKDGRAPDELRAITIERGWSTQAEGSALISYGNTKVLCTASFTNGVPRWLQGKGKGWVTAEYAMLPRATNSRMDREAVKGKVGGRTHEISRLIGRSLRAVVDTKALGENTIVIDCDVLQADGGTRTAAITGAYVAMVDAIEWARGKKYVGQKAQPLIDSLSAVSVGIIDGVPMLDLAYVEDVRAETDMNVVVTGRGLFVEVQGTAEGAPFDRRELDALLDLAVGGAADLARFQAEALAAGQDA encoded by the coding sequence GTGACCGACAGCACCGCCGCCCAGCCCGCCACCGCCCAGCCGACCGCGAAGCGCAAGGACGGCCGCGCGCCCGACGAGCTGCGCGCGATCACCATCGAGCGCGGCTGGAGCACCCAGGCCGAGGGCTCCGCGCTGATCTCCTACGGGAACACCAAGGTGCTCTGCACCGCGTCCTTCACCAACGGCGTCCCGCGCTGGCTGCAGGGCAAGGGCAAGGGCTGGGTCACCGCGGAGTACGCGATGCTGCCCCGCGCGACCAACTCCCGGATGGACCGCGAGGCCGTCAAGGGGAAGGTCGGCGGACGCACCCACGAGATCTCGCGCCTGATCGGCCGGAGCCTGCGCGCGGTCGTCGACACCAAGGCCCTCGGCGAGAACACGATCGTGATCGACTGCGACGTCCTCCAGGCCGACGGCGGCACCCGCACCGCGGCGATCACCGGCGCGTACGTGGCGATGGTGGACGCGATCGAGTGGGCCCGCGGCAAGAAGTACGTCGGCCAGAAGGCCCAGCCGCTGATCGACAGCCTGTCCGCGGTCTCGGTCGGCATCATCGACGGCGTCCCGATGCTCGACCTGGCCTACGTCGAGGACGTGCGCGCGGAGACCGACATGAACGTCGTCGTCACCGGCCGCGGCCTCTTCGTCGAGGTGCAGGGCACCGCCGAGGGCGCCCCCTTCGACCGCCGCGAGCTGGACGCGCTGCTCGACCTCGCCGTCGGCGGGGCGGCCGACCTGGCGCGGTTCCAGGCCGAGGCCCTGGCCGCAGGGCAGGACGCGTGA
- the rdgB gene encoding RdgB/HAM1 family non-canonical purine NTP pyrophosphatase, with protein sequence MSLDLVLATHNAGKVEEFRAMLAGALPGVGVRAYDGPEPVEDGVSFTENALIKARAAAAHTGLVALADDSGLCVDVLGGSPGIFSARWSGHAHDAVANYELLLAQLADVKPEHRGAHFVCTIALVVPESVLPGGCEIVVEGRWDGAIAAGPRGTNGHGYDPVFVPSGSALSAAEIAPAEKNARSHRARAFTALRAELTALATTLS encoded by the coding sequence GTGAGCCTCGACCTCGTCCTCGCCACCCACAACGCGGGCAAGGTCGAGGAGTTCCGGGCGATGCTGGCCGGCGCGCTGCCGGGCGTCGGCGTCCGCGCCTACGACGGGCCGGAGCCGGTCGAGGACGGCGTCTCCTTCACCGAGAACGCGCTGATCAAGGCGCGGGCCGCGGCGGCGCACACCGGCCTGGTCGCCCTCGCGGACGACTCCGGTCTCTGCGTCGACGTGCTCGGCGGCTCGCCGGGCATCTTCTCGGCCCGCTGGTCAGGACACGCGCACGACGCGGTCGCGAACTACGAGCTGCTGCTCGCGCAGCTGGCCGACGTGAAGCCGGAGCACCGCGGCGCGCACTTCGTCTGCACGATCGCGCTGGTCGTCCCCGAGTCCGTCCTGCCCGGCGGCTGCGAGATCGTGGTCGAGGGCCGCTGGGACGGCGCCATCGCCGCCGGTCCGCGCGGCACCAACGGCCACGGCTACGACCCGGTCTTCGTCCCCTCGGGCTCGGCCCTCTCGGCGGCGGAGATCGCCCCCGCCGAGAAGAACGCCCGCAGCCACCGAGCCCGGGCCTTCACCGCCCTCCGAGCCGAGCTGACCGCCCTGGCGACGACCCTGTCCTGA
- the murI gene encoding glutamate racemase codes for MTDAPLGIFDSGVGGLTVARAVIDQLQNESIVYLGDTAHSPYGPKPLADVRAYALDTLDTLVDQGAKLLVIACNTASAAMMRDARERYTIGRGIPVIEVIQPAVRSAVRDTRNRRVGVIGTVGTIRSRAYDDAFVAAPDLELVTAACPRFVEFVEAGVTWSDELLALAEEYLAPMKQAGVDTLVLGCTHYPLLRGAIAYVMGPDVRLVSSAEETALDVYRTLVAHGLQRTAAAPPTYRWEETGSSDFVRLARRFLGPEVSSVDLVETGTINLRELDRAARRTTPGRPE; via the coding sequence GTGACGGACGCACCCCTCGGCATCTTCGACTCCGGCGTCGGCGGACTCACCGTCGCCCGCGCCGTGATCGACCAGCTGCAGAACGAGTCGATCGTCTACCTCGGCGACACCGCCCACTCGCCCTACGGGCCCAAGCCCCTCGCCGACGTCCGCGCCTACGCCCTGGACACCCTCGACACCCTGGTCGACCAGGGCGCGAAGCTGCTCGTGATCGCCTGCAACACCGCGTCCGCGGCGATGATGCGGGACGCCCGCGAGCGCTACACGATCGGCCGCGGCATCCCGGTGATCGAGGTCATCCAGCCGGCCGTGCGCAGCGCCGTCCGCGACACCCGCAACCGCAGGGTCGGCGTGATCGGCACCGTCGGCACGATCCGCTCGCGGGCCTACGACGACGCCTTCGTCGCCGCACCGGACCTCGAGCTGGTCACCGCCGCCTGCCCGCGCTTCGTCGAGTTCGTCGAGGCGGGCGTCACCTGGAGCGACGAGCTGCTGGCGCTCGCCGAGGAGTACCTCGCGCCGATGAAGCAGGCCGGCGTCGACACCCTCGTGCTCGGCTGCACGCACTACCCGCTGCTGCGCGGCGCCATCGCCTATGTGATGGGGCCGGACGTGCGACTGGTCTCGAGCGCCGAGGAGACCGCGCTCGACGTCTACCGGACCCTGGTGGCGCACGGACTGCAGCGCACCGCCGCCGCCCCGCCGACATACCGCTGGGAGGAGACCGGGTCGAGCGACTTCGTCCGCCTCGCCCGGCGCTTCCTCGGTCCCGAGGTCTCCAGCGTCGACCTCGTCGAGACCGGCACGATCAACCTGCGCGAGCTCGACCGGGCCGCGCGCCGCACGACTCCAGGGAGACCCGAGTGA
- the ftsX gene encoding permease-like cell division protein FtsX — MRYALIWSEVSSGLRRNVSMVVSVILVTFISLTFVGTAILLQMQIGQMKNFWYDKAQVAVYMCTATSGGANCSGSDATQEQIDTVETQLAGATLAPYIDRSYFEDHDQAYANFQEQFAGNPVAEYVTPDLLNQTFWINLKDPTQSDVLVESLSSVSGVESVTDQKQYLDQIFSILNAASYTAIGIAVLMLVAAVLLIATTIRLSAFSRRRELGIMRLVGASNRFIQTPFILEGVFAALLGSILAGVAVVAIVVFFVQGFLAYRIPLTSFVGVDDALIVVPILIVVGIILAAISANVAIARYLRV, encoded by the coding sequence GTGAGATACGCACTGATCTGGTCGGAGGTCTCGAGCGGCCTCCGGCGCAACGTCTCCATGGTCGTCTCGGTGATCCTGGTGACCTTCATCTCGCTCACCTTCGTCGGCACCGCGATCCTGCTGCAGATGCAGATCGGCCAGATGAAGAACTTCTGGTACGACAAGGCCCAGGTCGCCGTGTACATGTGCACGGCCACCTCCGGCGGCGCGAACTGCAGCGGGTCCGACGCCACCCAGGAGCAGATCGACACCGTCGAGACGCAGCTCGCCGGCGCGACGCTGGCGCCGTACATCGACCGCTCCTACTTCGAGGACCACGACCAGGCCTACGCGAACTTCCAGGAGCAGTTCGCCGGGAACCCGGTGGCCGAGTACGTCACGCCCGACCTGCTCAACCAGACCTTCTGGATCAACCTGAAGGACCCGACGCAGTCGGACGTGCTCGTGGAGAGCCTGTCCAGCGTCTCGGGGGTCGAGAGCGTCACCGACCAGAAGCAGTACCTCGATCAGATCTTCTCGATCCTCAACGCGGCCAGCTACACGGCCATCGGCATCGCGGTGCTGATGCTCGTGGCGGCGGTGCTGCTGATCGCGACGACGATCCGATTGTCGGCGTTCTCGAGGAGACGGGAGCTGGGCATCATGCGGCTCGTGGGCGCGTCGAACCGGTTCATCCAGACCCCGTTCATCCTCGAGGGCGTGTTCGCGGCGCTGCTCGGCTCGATCCTCGCGGGAGTCGCGGTCGTGGCGATCGTGGTCTTCTTCGTGCAGGGCTTCCTCGCCTACCGGATCCCGCTGACGTCCTTCGTCGGGGTGGACGACGCCCTGATCGTCGTGCCGATCCTCATCGTGGTGGGGATCATCCTGGCGGCGATCTCCGCCAACGTGGCGATCGCGCGGTACCTGCGGGTCTAG
- the ftsE gene encoding cell division ATP-binding protein FtsE: MIRFDNVSKQYRGGTRPALNAIDLEILRGEFVFLVGASGSGKSSCLRLILKEERPSSGSIHVLGQNLGKISSRKVPYFRRNMGVVFQDFRLLPNKSVFDNVAFSLQVIGKSKGYIQEAVPDTLKMVGLAGKAARLPHELSGGEQQRVAIARAVVNKPAVLLADEPTGNLDPTTSAGIMALLERINAGGTTVIMATHEAGIVDQMKRRVIELSAGSIVRDESRGGYGQTESITVVHDGVVVVAADDHPTTTSSIAVPVITESALAPAEVPEVDLRREPAPAAAAPELPEHGAAFARPRLQQTAPQPRVPEGRRSAAAPETHVAPARPTTRSNPVVPPPPAPAETPVSPRVVELQSQTGPIYLPADTGALPEESLAARLGLRAHAGEGDESGDDQQDVGPVK, translated from the coding sequence ATGATTCGCTTCGACAACGTCTCCAAGCAGTATCGGGGTGGCACGAGACCCGCCCTCAACGCCATCGATCTCGAGATCCTCCGGGGCGAGTTCGTCTTCCTCGTCGGCGCCTCCGGGTCCGGCAAGTCCAGCTGCCTCCGCCTGATCCTCAAGGAGGAGCGGCCCTCCTCCGGCTCGATCCACGTGCTCGGGCAGAACCTGGGCAAGATCTCGAGCCGCAAGGTCCCCTACTTCCGCCGCAACATGGGCGTGGTGTTCCAGGACTTCCGGCTGCTCCCGAACAAGTCCGTCTTCGACAACGTCGCCTTCAGCCTCCAGGTGATCGGCAAGTCGAAGGGCTACATCCAGGAGGCGGTCCCCGACACGCTCAAGATGGTGGGCCTCGCCGGCAAGGCCGCGCGCCTGCCGCACGAGCTCAGTGGTGGCGAGCAGCAGCGCGTGGCCATCGCCCGCGCCGTGGTCAACAAGCCCGCGGTCCTCCTCGCCGACGAGCCGACCGGAAACCTCGACCCGACGACCAGCGCCGGCATCATGGCGCTGCTCGAGCGGATCAACGCCGGCGGCACGACCGTGATCATGGCCACCCACGAGGCCGGCATCGTCGACCAGATGAAGCGCCGCGTCATCGAGCTCTCGGCCGGCAGCATCGTCCGCGACGAGAGCCGCGGCGGCTACGGCCAGACCGAGAGCATCACCGTCGTGCACGACGGCGTCGTGGTCGTCGCGGCCGACGACCACCCGACGACCACCTCCTCGATCGCCGTCCCCGTGATCACCGAGAGCGCCCTCGCGCCCGCCGAGGTCCCCGAGGTCGACCTGCGCCGCGAACCGGCGCCCGCCGCCGCCGCTCCGGAGCTCCCCGAGCACGGCGCCGCGTTCGCGCGCCCGCGCCTGCAGCAGACCGCGCCTCAGCCCCGCGTCCCGGAGGGCCGCCGTTCGGCCGCCGCTCCCGAGACGCACGTCGCTCCGGCCCGCCCCACCACCCGGTCGAACCCGGTCGTGCCGCCGCCCCCCGCTCCGGCCGAGACCCCCGTCTCGCCGCGCGTGGTCGAGCTGCAGAGCCAGACCGGCCCGATCTACCTCCCCGCCGACACCGGGGCCCTCCCCGAGGAGTCGCTCGCGGCCCGCCTGGGGCTGCGCGCCCACGCGGGCGAGGGCGACGAGTCCGGGGACGACCAGCAGGATGTAGGACCCGTCAAGTGA
- the smpB gene encoding SsrA-binding protein SmpB: MPREQGQKVVATNRKARHDYLIEDTYEAGLVLSGTEVKSLRNGRASLVDGYAFVDGGEAWLDAVHINEWAQGTWTNHPPRRKRKLLLHKAQILKIHNKVKEGGYTLIPLSLYFSDGKAKVELAVAKGKKDYDKRQVLRERQDRREADRAMSTRRRMGE; this comes from the coding sequence GTGCCCAGGGAACAGGGACAGAAGGTCGTCGCGACCAATCGCAAGGCGCGCCACGACTACCTCATCGAGGACACCTACGAGGCGGGACTCGTGCTCTCGGGAACCGAGGTCAAGTCGCTCCGCAACGGGCGCGCGTCGCTCGTGGACGGCTACGCCTTCGTCGACGGCGGCGAGGCGTGGCTCGACGCCGTGCACATCAACGAGTGGGCCCAGGGCACCTGGACGAATCACCCGCCGAGGCGCAAGCGCAAGCTGCTGCTGCACAAGGCGCAGATCCTCAAGATCCACAACAAGGTGAAGGAGGGCGGGTACACGCTGATCCCGCTCTCGCTCTACTTCAGCGACGGCAAGGCCAAGGTCGAGCTGGCGGTCGCCAAGGGCAAGAAGGACTACGACAAGCGCCAGGTGCTCCGCGAGCGCCAGGACCGCCGCGAGGCCGACCGCGCCATGTCGACCCGCCGCCGCATGGGCGAGTAG
- a CDS encoding MFS transporter: MSSTAERPFPVGPLLLSTFLPTLLFSVGEGAIIPLLPAVAGDLGATLAIAGLVAGMIMIGELAGDIPSGWIVSRIGERGAMLGASGASILGLVICLVSTSWVTLTVGVFLIGLATAVFALARHAFMTSFVPISHRARALSSLAGVFRAGWLIGPFLAAGVVHLSGSVESIFWVHIICCVAAVVVLLLVPDPATVLRRAAAASAAADPALDTAAEAAAVPESSPGLVRTLRAHRGVLARMGSGAAVIGALRASRTLILPLWAVSLGLAETDTAIIIGVAGALDFALFYAGGQVMDRFGRGATAIPSMIGLGVGHLLLVATLLAADPVPWFVAVACVLAVANGIGSGILMTIGADLAPPDDPAPFLGAFRFTGDAGNAAAPIAVSALTAAVSLPFAAGAMGVLGLAGAAALSRWIPRYLPHRRPRG, encoded by the coding sequence GTGAGCAGCACCGCCGAGCGCCCGTTCCCCGTCGGGCCCCTCCTGCTCTCGACCTTCCTGCCGACCCTGCTCTTCTCGGTCGGCGAGGGCGCGATCATCCCGCTGCTGCCCGCCGTCGCCGGCGACCTCGGGGCGACGCTGGCGATCGCCGGCCTCGTCGCGGGCATGATCATGATCGGCGAGCTCGCGGGCGACATCCCGAGCGGCTGGATCGTCTCGCGGATCGGCGAGCGCGGCGCGATGCTCGGCGCCTCGGGCGCCTCGATCCTCGGGCTGGTGATCTGCCTCGTCTCGACCTCGTGGGTGACGCTGACCGTCGGCGTCTTCCTCATCGGCCTCGCGACGGCGGTCTTCGCGCTCGCGCGGCACGCCTTCATGACCTCGTTCGTGCCGATCAGCCACCGGGCGCGGGCGCTGTCCTCCCTCGCCGGGGTGTTCCGGGCGGGCTGGCTGATCGGCCCGTTCCTCGCGGCCGGTGTCGTGCACCTCAGCGGCTCGGTGGAGTCGATCTTCTGGGTGCACATCATCTGCTGCGTCGCCGCGGTGGTCGTGCTGCTGCTCGTGCCCGACCCGGCGACGGTGCTGCGCCGCGCGGCGGCCGCCTCGGCCGCCGCCGACCCCGCGCTCGACACCGCCGCCGAGGCCGCAGCCGTGCCCGAGTCCTCCCCCGGACTCGTCCGCACCCTGCGCGCGCACCGCGGGGTCCTCGCCCGGATGGGCTCCGGGGCGGCCGTGATCGGCGCTCTGCGGGCGAGCCGGACGCTGATCCTCCCGCTCTGGGCGGTCAGCCTCGGCCTTGCCGAGACCGACACCGCGATCATCATCGGCGTCGCCGGCGCCCTCGACTTCGCCCTCTTCTACGCGGGCGGGCAGGTGATGGACCGCTTCGGCCGCGGCGCCACCGCGATCCCGTCGATGATCGGCCTGGGCGTCGGGCACCTGCTGCTGGTGGCGACGCTCCTCGCCGCGGACCCGGTGCCGTGGTTCGTCGCGGTCGCCTGCGTCCTGGCGGTGGCGAACGGGATCGGCTCGGGCATCCTGATGACCATCGGCGCGGACCTCGCACCGCCCGACGATCCGGCGCCCTTCCTCGGCGCCTTCCGCTTCACCGGCGACGCGGGCAACGCCGCCGCGCCGATCGCGGTCTCGGCGCTGACCGCGGCGGTCTCGCTGCCGTTCGCCGCGGGGGCGATGGGAGTGCTCGGGCTGGCGGGCGCCGCCGCGCTCTCGCGCTGGATCCCGCGGTACCTGCCGCACCGGCGCCCGCGCGGCTGA